A stretch of the Haloarcula ordinaria genome encodes the following:
- a CDS encoding ZIP family metal transporter — translation MVAFENVAFVFVAGLLTALATGLGAIPFFLVDEFSDRWNVLLWGLASGIMVAASLFGLVREGLAYGSSVLLVPGVLAGVLLVVVGHRLIDGVDHGPKKYEQADFKKLLLILGVLTIHSFPEGVAVGVSFAELGLETTSPDTTLTIVGATVPLLAVFMTVAISIHNIPEGTAIAIPLRSLGVSEWRMVWWAVFSSLPQPLGAVIAYYFVTLAREFLPFGFGFAAGAMVYLVLTEFVPEALEYGADLPSGGWRELTAGATVGVVAMVPLAFV, via the coding sequence ATGGTCGCCTTCGAGAACGTCGCCTTCGTCTTCGTCGCCGGGCTGTTGACCGCGCTGGCGACGGGCTTGGGGGCCATCCCGTTCTTCCTGGTCGACGAGTTCTCCGACCGGTGGAACGTCCTGCTGTGGGGGCTCGCCTCGGGAATCATGGTCGCCGCGTCGCTGTTCGGCCTCGTGCGCGAGGGGCTGGCCTACGGGTCGTCGGTCCTCCTCGTCCCCGGGGTTCTCGCCGGTGTCCTGCTTGTCGTGGTGGGCCACCGACTCATCGACGGCGTCGACCACGGGCCCAAGAAGTACGAGCAGGCGGACTTCAAGAAGCTCCTGCTCATCCTCGGCGTGCTGACCATCCACAGCTTCCCGGAGGGCGTGGCCGTCGGCGTCTCCTTCGCGGAACTCGGTCTCGAGACGACGTCGCCCGACACGACGCTCACTATCGTCGGGGCGACGGTGCCCCTGCTCGCGGTGTTCATGACTGTCGCCATCTCCATCCACAACATTCCCGAAGGAACGGCTATCGCCATCCCGCTTCGCTCGCTGGGGGTCAGCGAGTGGCGGATGGTCTGGTGGGCCGTCTTCTCCTCGCTCCCGCAACCGCTGGGCGCGGTCATCGCGTACTACTTCGTGACGCTTGCCAGGGAGTTCCTCCCCTTCGGCTTCGGCTTCGCCGCCGGCGCGATGGTGTACCTCGTGCTCACCGAGTTCGTCCCCGAGGCCCTGGAGTACGGCGCCGACCTGCCGAGCGGCGGCTGGCGTGAACTGACCGCCGGGGCGACGGTGGGCGTCGTCGCGATGGTGCCCCTGGCGTTCGTCTAG
- the thpR gene encoding RNA 2',3'-cyclic phosphodiesterase encodes MSKRLFVSVDLDGLEDAVAGVQDRFADASGLRLTDPEQTHVTVKFLGDTDPARVDDLVAELEDAVADSGVGPFEARFGGLGVFPSLEYISVVWVGVREGHGDAELTALHEAVESRTVAMGFDPENHEFTPHATIARMDHAGGKELVQNTVRNEDPDVGRLAVEELRLTESVRTDAGPEYRTLAAIPL; translated from the coding sequence ATGAGCAAGCGACTGTTCGTCAGCGTCGACCTCGACGGCCTCGAAGACGCCGTCGCGGGTGTCCAGGACCGCTTCGCGGACGCGAGTGGCCTCCGCCTGACCGACCCCGAACAGACGCACGTCACGGTGAAGTTCCTCGGCGACACCGACCCGGCCCGGGTCGACGACCTCGTGGCCGAACTCGAAGACGCCGTGGCCGACAGCGGCGTCGGGCCGTTCGAGGCCCGCTTCGGCGGCCTCGGCGTCTTCCCCTCGCTCGAGTACATCAGCGTCGTCTGGGTCGGCGTCCGCGAGGGTCACGGTGACGCCGAACTGACGGCGCTCCACGAGGCCGTCGAGAGTCGGACGGTCGCGATGGGCTTCGACCCGGAGAACCACGAGTTCACGCCTCACGCCACCATCGCCCGGATGGACCACGCAGGCGGGAAAGAACTGGTGCAGAACACCGTCCGCAACGAGGACCCGGACGTCGGCCGACTGGCCGTCGAGGAACTGCGCCTGACCGAGAGCGTCCGCACCGACGCAGGGCCGGAGTATCGGACGCTCGCTGCGATTCCGCTCTAG
- a CDS encoding tetratricopeptide repeat protein, with protein sequence MTDNDPDDHKFSEGQGFGDPYEGFDLEPPEFEVDTDKVDPVDSRVLTDLLDRRNVPSDEVDADQLLEVGLEYMQINRHEQAAETFERVARYTDEERLEQEAWTNKGVAHAELEEWDAAIGAFQEALSTDERSDHAATAETNLAYALWESGRSEQALEHAERAVEIDPRFGQAWYNRGFFLLERGLAEDAVEAFDNAIRLGFRNAEILEEKARALEELGEYDKAEELADEVDEMRQNAEEQLLE encoded by the coding sequence ATGACCGACAACGACCCCGACGACCACAAGTTCTCCGAGGGCCAGGGCTTTGGCGACCCCTACGAGGGGTTCGACCTGGAGCCACCGGAGTTCGAGGTCGACACGGACAAGGTCGACCCGGTCGATTCGCGGGTCCTCACCGACCTGCTCGACCGGCGCAACGTCCCGTCCGACGAGGTCGACGCCGACCAGCTGCTGGAGGTCGGCCTGGAGTACATGCAGATCAACCGCCATGAACAGGCCGCCGAGACCTTCGAGCGCGTCGCGCGCTACACCGACGAGGAGCGCCTCGAACAGGAGGCCTGGACCAACAAGGGCGTCGCCCACGCCGAACTGGAGGAGTGGGACGCCGCCATCGGCGCGTTCCAGGAGGCGCTCTCGACGGACGAGCGGTCCGACCACGCGGCGACGGCCGAGACGAACCTCGCGTACGCCCTGTGGGAGTCCGGTCGCTCCGAGCAGGCGCTCGAACACGCCGAGCGCGCCGTCGAAATCGACCCGCGCTTCGGTCAGGCCTGGTACAACCGGGGCTTCTTCCTGCTCGAGCGCGGCCTCGCGGAGGACGCCGTCGAGGCCTTCGACAACGCCATCCGACTGGGCTTCCGGAACGCCGAAATCTTAGAGGAGAAGGCCCGTGCCCTGGAGGAACTGGGCGAGTACGACAAGGCCGAGGAGCTGGCCGACGAGGTCGACGAGATGCGCCAGAACGCCGAAGAACAACTGCTTGAATGA
- a CDS encoding DUF424 domain-containing protein: protein MILNERETNEGLLVSVCDPDVMGETFEDGPVSLTVDESFYGGDEVDEQTVVDSLARCAVANIVGEEAVDVAVEHGFVDEENVLDVAGTRHAQLLWL, encoded by the coding sequence ATGATTCTCAACGAACGGGAGACCAACGAGGGCCTGCTCGTCTCCGTCTGTGACCCGGACGTCATGGGCGAGACGTTCGAGGACGGGCCCGTGTCGCTGACCGTCGACGAGTCGTTCTACGGCGGCGACGAGGTCGACGAGCAGACCGTCGTCGACAGCCTCGCGCGCTGTGCCGTCGCCAACATCGTCGGCGAGGAGGCCGTCGACGTCGCCGTCGAGCACGGCTTCGTCGACGAGGAGAACGTGCTGGACGTGGCCGGGACCCGCCACGCCCAGCTGCTCTGGCTCTGA
- a CDS encoding aminotransferase class V-fold PLP-dependent enzyme, translating into MGHSESELLDVERIREDFPILQREFGGHQVVYLDNAATSQTPEPVVETIADYYRTTNANVHRGLHQLSQEASIAYEDAHDRVAEFIGASGEREEIIFTKNTTESENLVAYAWGLNELGPDDEVVLTEMEHHASLVTWQQIAKRTGATCRYIRIDDDGTLDMDHAREIITDDTAMVSAVHVSNTLGTINPVSELADIAHDHDAYMFVDAAQSVPTRPVDVEAIDADFLAFSGHKMMGPTGIGVLYGKKHILEEMEPYLYGGEMIKKVTYEDATWNDLPWKFEAGTPPICQGIALAEACDYLDDIGMERVQRHENELAQYALEQLEATGDVETYGPPAGTERGGLVAFNLESVHAHDLSSILNDSAVAIRAGDHCTQPLHDKLGVAASARASFYVYNTREEIDKLVAAIDDARQLFA; encoded by the coding sequence ATGGGACACTCCGAATCCGAACTGCTCGACGTCGAGCGCATCAGGGAGGACTTCCCCATCCTCCAGCGGGAGTTCGGCGGCCACCAGGTCGTCTACCTCGACAACGCGGCCACGAGCCAGACGCCCGAGCCGGTCGTCGAGACCATCGCGGACTACTACCGGACCACCAACGCCAACGTCCATCGCGGCCTCCACCAGCTGAGCCAGGAGGCCTCCATCGCCTACGAGGACGCCCACGACCGCGTCGCCGAGTTCATCGGGGCGTCGGGCGAACGCGAGGAGATAATCTTCACGAAGAACACCACCGAGAGCGAGAACCTCGTCGCCTACGCCTGGGGGCTCAACGAACTCGGGCCCGATGACGAGGTCGTGCTCACCGAGATGGAACACCACGCCTCGCTCGTGACCTGGCAGCAGATCGCAAAGCGCACCGGCGCGACGTGCAGGTACATCCGCATCGACGACGACGGGACGCTCGACATGGACCACGCCCGCGAGATAATCACGGACGACACGGCGATGGTCAGCGCCGTCCACGTCTCGAACACGCTGGGGACAATCAACCCGGTCTCGGAACTCGCCGACATCGCGCACGACCACGACGCCTACATGTTCGTCGACGCCGCGCAGTCGGTCCCGACCCGCCCGGTCGACGTCGAGGCCATCGACGCCGACTTCCTCGCCTTCTCGGGCCACAAGATGATGGGGCCGACCGGCATCGGCGTCCTCTACGGCAAGAAGCACATCTTAGAGGAGATGGAGCCGTACCTCTACGGCGGCGAGATGATCAAGAAGGTCACCTACGAGGACGCCACCTGGAACGACCTCCCCTGGAAGTTCGAGGCCGGGACGCCGCCCATCTGTCAGGGCATCGCGCTCGCTGAAGCGTGTGACTACCTGGACGACATCGGGATGGAGCGGGTCCAGCGCCACGAGAACGAGCTGGCCCAGTACGCCCTCGAACAGCTCGAAGCGACGGGCGACGTCGAGACGTACGGCCCGCCGGCCGGCACCGAACGGGGCGGCCTCGTCGCGTTCAACCTCGAATCCGTCCACGCCCACGACCTCTCCTCTATCCTGAACGACTCGGCGGTCGCCATCCGGGCCGGCGACCACTGCACCCAGCCGCTGCACGACAAACTCGGGGTCGCTGCCTCCGCCCGAGCGTCGTTCTACGTCTACAACACCCGCGAGGAGATAGACAAGCTCGTCGCGGCCATCGACGACGCGAGACAGCTGTTCGCGTAA
- the sufU gene encoding Fe-S cluster assembly sulfur transfer protein SufU has translation MGIGGSDMYRQQILDHYKNPRNYGELENATFTHVGENPMCGDEITMDVVLDDDEETIEQVAFRGDGCAISQASASMLTQQLQGMSVDDLAAMDRDDVVDMLGVDISPMRIKCAVLAEKVAQDGADIYFGEKDLDRTSTEDDE, from the coding sequence ATGGGTATCGGCGGCTCAGACATGTACAGGCAGCAGATTCTCGACCACTACAAGAACCCGCGCAACTACGGCGAACTCGAGAACGCGACGTTCACCCACGTGGGCGAGAATCCGATGTGTGGCGACGAGATTACGATGGACGTCGTGCTCGACGACGACGAGGAGACCATCGAGCAGGTCGCCTTCCGGGGCGACGGCTGTGCCATCTCCCAGGCGTCGGCCTCGATGCTGACCCAGCAGCTCCAGGGAATGTCCGTCGACGACCTCGCGGCGATGGACCGCGACGACGTCGTCGACATGCTCGGCGTCGACATCTCGCCGATGCGAATCAAGTGTGCCGTGCTGGCCGAGAAGGTCGCCCAGGACGGCGCGGACATCTACTTCGGCGAGAAAGACCTCGACCGGACGAGCACCGAAGACGACGAGTAA
- a CDS encoding methyltransferase domain-containing protein, with amino-acid sequence MTNDWDANDYDDGHSFVHEYGRDVLDVLDPQPDERVLDLGCGTGHLTADIAETGASVVGIDASSEMVEQARRTYPDLTIERADARDYVPDEPFDAVFSNAALHWIPDADQDAVLATVAESLTGGGRFVAELGGRGNVAAISDALGAECRERGYAVPDPWYFPSVGEYASRIEAQGLEVGFARLFDRPTELGDGEAGLRNWVEMFGDAFFASVPPETKAEMLDGVERRVADRLWDGETGTWTVDYRRLRVVAHRR; translated from the coding sequence ATGACCAACGACTGGGACGCCAACGACTACGACGACGGCCACAGCTTCGTCCACGAGTACGGCCGCGACGTGCTGGACGTGCTGGACCCACAGCCCGACGAGCGCGTCCTCGACCTGGGCTGTGGCACCGGCCACCTGACCGCCGACATCGCCGAGACAGGGGCGTCAGTCGTCGGTATCGACGCCTCGTCGGAGATGGTCGAACAGGCCCGCCGCACCTATCCGGACCTCACTATCGAACGGGCGGACGCTCGCGATTACGTGCCCGACGAACCGTTCGACGCCGTGTTCTCGAACGCGGCGTTACACTGGATTCCCGACGCCGACCAGGACGCGGTGCTGGCGACGGTGGCCGAATCGCTGACCGGGGGCGGGCGGTTCGTCGCCGAGCTCGGCGGCCGCGGGAACGTCGCGGCCATCAGCGACGCGCTCGGTGCCGAATGCCGCGAGCGCGGCTACGCGGTTCCCGACCCCTGGTACTTCCCGAGCGTCGGCGAGTACGCGTCGCGAATCGAGGCACAGGGGCTCGAAGTCGGGTTCGCGCGACTGTTCGACCGGCCGACCGAGCTGGGCGACGGCGAGGCGGGCCTGCGCAACTGGGTCGAGATGTTCGGCGACGCGTTCTTCGCGTCCGTACCACCCGAGACGAAGGCGGAGATGCTGGACGGCGTCGAGCGACGCGTCGCTGACCGGCTCTGGGACGGGGAGACTGGGACGTGGACCGTCGACTACCGCCGACTGCGGGTCGTCGCCCATCGGCGCTGA
- a CDS encoding sensor histidine kinase: protein MEPAVFVSVLLAVLVGGAALASYGFAWYSWQRTSHPVSNRFAVLMVADGTWALLAFLEMVSPTDALALLWSAPVALVATLAAVFWFRFVVKYTGDSAWIPDVVAPLFVGEAVLYAAVYAINPFDVAYSGVGVDQYGAIRVPFIDLGPLVVAQVLFIYALLFASFVLLGRFFVRTRNLYRKQTGIIFGVTLLVALANVAFLAGLTPHPRLDLTPMFFFVQAVGAGAALYHYDFLDVAPMATNVLLEEMGDPVFVIDLDGNLVDWNEAAARYVPDVKQPTLSAVASDDSMVWSAAIDRLDEAIVTESSGTTVAHPEVTTTRRDGETLRSVTYDVRTTDITDRYGIVRGAVVVLRDVTERKQRAHALESQNERLEEFTGIVSHDLRNPLQIIDGRLTLARETGDLSHLEDAADAVDRMETMIDDLLRLAREGESIDEKRPVALEACSRDAWDRLDTRAATLRVETDLSVAADRDRLTQALENLFRNAIEHGGEAVTVSVGEFQDGIYVADDGPGIPEDEREAVFEYGTTHADDGTGIGLAIVDRIVEAHNWTIAVRESAQGGARFDITPTRTGLLKR, encoded by the coding sequence ATGGAGCCGGCCGTGTTCGTGAGTGTCCTCCTCGCAGTGCTTGTCGGGGGCGCTGCCCTCGCGAGCTACGGGTTCGCGTGGTACTCGTGGCAGCGGACGAGCCACCCCGTCTCGAACCGGTTCGCGGTGCTCATGGTCGCCGACGGGACGTGGGCTCTGTTGGCTTTCCTGGAGATGGTCAGCCCGACGGACGCGCTGGCGTTGCTGTGGAGCGCGCCGGTGGCACTGGTCGCGACGCTCGCTGCGGTGTTCTGGTTCCGCTTCGTCGTCAAGTACACCGGTGACAGTGCGTGGATTCCCGACGTGGTGGCGCCACTGTTCGTCGGCGAGGCCGTCCTCTACGCCGCCGTCTACGCCATCAATCCGTTCGACGTGGCCTACTCAGGGGTCGGCGTCGACCAGTACGGCGCCATCCGCGTCCCCTTTATCGACCTCGGTCCGCTCGTCGTCGCCCAGGTACTGTTCATCTACGCGCTGTTGTTCGCGTCGTTCGTCCTCCTCGGTCGGTTCTTCGTCCGGACGCGAAACCTCTACCGGAAGCAGACGGGCATCATCTTCGGGGTGACGCTGCTGGTGGCCCTGGCGAACGTCGCCTTCCTGGCCGGCCTGACGCCCCACCCCAGACTCGACCTGACGCCGATGTTCTTCTTCGTGCAGGCCGTCGGTGCCGGGGCCGCGCTGTACCACTACGACTTCCTCGACGTCGCGCCGATGGCGACCAACGTCCTCCTCGAAGAGATGGGCGACCCGGTCTTCGTCATCGACCTGGACGGGAACCTCGTCGACTGGAACGAGGCCGCAGCCCGCTACGTGCCGGACGTGAAGCAGCCGACGCTGTCCGCGGTCGCGAGCGACGACTCGATGGTCTGGTCGGCCGCAATCGACAGGCTCGACGAAGCAATCGTCACCGAGAGCTCCGGGACGACTGTGGCCCACCCCGAGGTGACCACGACCCGCCGCGACGGGGAGACGCTGCGTTCGGTCACGTACGACGTCCGGACGACCGACATCACCGACCGGTACGGCATCGTCCGCGGGGCCGTGGTGGTACTGCGGGACGTGACCGAGCGCAAGCAGCGAGCGCACGCGCTCGAATCCCAGAACGAGCGCCTCGAGGAGTTTACGGGTATCGTCAGTCACGACCTCCGGAACCCGTTACAGATAATCGACGGACGACTCACGCTCGCTCGCGAGACGGGCGACCTCTCGCACCTCGAGGACGCTGCCGACGCGGTCGACCGGATGGAGACGATGATCGACGACCTCCTTCGCCTCGCCAGGGAGGGCGAGAGCATCGACGAGAAACGGCCGGTCGCCCTCGAAGCGTGCAGCCGGGACGCGTGGGACCGACTGGACACGCGCGCGGCGACGCTGCGAGTCGAGACGGACCTGTCGGTCGCCGCCGACCGGGACCGCCTCACCCAGGCGCTCGAGAACCTCTTTCGGAACGCCATCGAACACGGCGGCGAGGCGGTCACGGTCTCAGTCGGCGAGTTCCAGGACGGTATCTACGTCGCCGACGACGGGCCGGGCATCCCCGAGGACGAACGCGAGGCGGTCTTCGAGTACGGGACGACACACGCCGACGACGGGACCGGCATCGGCCTGGCTATCGTCGACCGTATCGTCGAGGCACACAACTGGACCATCGCCGTCCGCGAGAGCGCACAGGGCGGCGCCCGCTTCGACATCACGCCGACCCGAACGGGGCTGCTGAAGCGGTAG
- a CDS encoding heme-binding protein has protein sequence MEQRKPPATEEGWYVLHDCRSIDWDAWREAPSRVRDRALSEGIDFLSAYEAVEDADEGQTAVYTVLGHKADIMILHLRPTMSDLDAAERHFEQTEFAAFTEQEFSYVSVTEASGYTEKSREYFEGEIDDDSGLAQYIQARLHPDVPDEEFVCFYPMSKRRQPDQNWYDTAFEERAAHIKRHGDIGRGYGSDVNQMICGSIAFDDWEWGITLWSDDMTSIKELLTEMRFDPSTSKFAEFGPFYVGRKFAPTDLPAVLAGQRVPTEEAHDRPDAVSEHAHDEAPGQPDATATQAGHAGGDADTHGGAHPGSAGEGDHPHGEGGDADHPTDDDSDSGGGRPDVSGDFERVDDAVQRVGRLGLMEGEDYDAGDFALVFHSETDAEDLVDDVEDLESSFDHYDRHVDTMVRAQSGQTYVVSIWTAEEAAETAAGFLSDLDGVTEQFGGPLGEADDSADQEQAAAASSQSIREQLEAEGVYAGQPHGEDVYALVVYSTADPETLDAEVDDLRSAFDRYDTHVRTTVYEGPDADTVAVASLWDTEDAAQTASGYLTDLPDVEGRHGEGDGFGTMGMFYTVKPEHREDFVEKFATVGGLLDDMDGHRETALLANRADENDMFIASQWDSKEDAMAFFRSDAFSDTVDWGRDVLADRPRHVFLA, from the coding sequence ATGGAACAACGCAAGCCCCCGGCCACGGAGGAGGGGTGGTACGTGCTGCACGACTGCCGGAGTATCGACTGGGACGCCTGGCGGGAGGCCCCCTCGCGGGTCCGTGACCGCGCGCTCTCCGAGGGCATCGACTTCCTCTCGGCCTACGAGGCCGTCGAGGACGCCGACGAGGGCCAGACGGCCGTCTACACCGTCCTGGGCCACAAGGCGGACATCATGATCCTCCACCTGCGGCCGACGATGAGCGACCTGGACGCCGCCGAGCGCCACTTCGAACAGACGGAGTTCGCTGCGTTCACCGAACAGGAGTTCTCCTACGTCTCGGTCACCGAGGCGTCGGGCTACACGGAGAAGTCCCGGGAGTACTTCGAGGGCGAGATCGACGACGATTCGGGACTGGCGCAGTACATCCAGGCCCGGCTGCACCCCGACGTCCCGGACGAGGAGTTCGTCTGTTTCTACCCGATGAGCAAGCGCCGCCAGCCCGACCAGAACTGGTACGACACCGCTTTCGAGGAGCGGGCGGCCCACATCAAGCGCCACGGCGACATCGGACGGGGCTACGGCAGCGACGTGAACCAGATGATCTGTGGCTCCATCGCCTTCGACGACTGGGAGTGGGGCATCACGCTGTGGAGCGACGACATGACCAGCATCAAGGAGCTGCTGACCGAGATGCGATTCGACCCCTCGACCTCGAAGTTCGCCGAGTTCGGGCCGTTCTACGTCGGCCGGAAGTTCGCGCCGACGGACCTGCCGGCCGTGCTGGCCGGCCAGCGCGTCCCGACCGAGGAGGCCCACGACCGTCCGGACGCAGTCAGTGAGCACGCCCACGACGAGGCGCCCGGGCAGCCCGACGCGACGGCGACCCAGGCCGGACACGCTGGCGGCGACGCGGACACGCACGGTGGCGCGCACCCTGGCAGCGCGGGTGAGGGCGACCACCCACACGGCGAGGGGGGCGACGCCGACCATCCGACAGACGACGATTCGGACTCGGGCGGCGGCCGTCCCGACGTCTCGGGCGACTTCGAGCGGGTCGACGACGCCGTCCAGCGCGTGGGTCGACTCGGCCTGATGGAAGGGGAGGACTACGACGCCGGCGACTTCGCGCTCGTCTTCCACTCCGAGACGGACGCCGAGGACCTCGTCGACGACGTCGAGGACCTCGAGTCGAGCTTCGACCACTACGACCGCCACGTCGACACCATGGTCCGCGCACAGAGCGGCCAGACGTACGTCGTCAGCATCTGGACGGCCGAGGAAGCGGCCGAGACCGCGGCCGGGTTCCTCAGTGACCTCGACGGCGTCACCGAGCAGTTCGGCGGGCCGCTGGGCGAGGCCGACGATAGCGCGGACCAGGAGCAGGCGGCCGCCGCTTCCTCGCAGTCCATCCGCGAACAGCTCGAGGCCGAGGGCGTCTACGCCGGCCAGCCCCACGGCGAGGACGTCTACGCGCTCGTGGTCTACTCGACGGCCGACCCCGAGACGCTCGACGCCGAGGTCGACGACCTGCGGAGCGCGTTCGACCGCTACGACACGCACGTCCGGACGACGGTGTACGAGGGGCCCGACGCCGACACCGTAGCCGTCGCCTCGCTGTGGGACACCGAGGACGCCGCCCAGACCGCGAGCGGCTACCTGACGGACCTCCCGGACGTCGAGGGCCGCCACGGCGAGGGCGACGGCTTCGGGACGATGGGGATGTTCTACACGGTCAAGCCCGAGCACCGCGAGGACTTCGTCGAGAAGTTCGCGACCGTCGGCGGCCTGCTCGACGACATGGACGGCCACCGCGAGACGGCGCTGCTGGCAAATCGGGCCGACGAGAACGACATGTTCATCGCCAGTCAGTGGGACTCGAAGGAGGACGCGATGGCGTTCTTCCGCTCCGATGCCTTCTCCGACACCGTCGATTGGGGGCGTGACGTACTGGCTGACCGGCCGCGCCACGTCTTCCTGGCCTGA
- a CDS encoding DUF5783 family protein, with product MTDFDPEKFEDKYANYFPELQRAYKQAFERMNDTYDSELVHAIDQQILNESEPFYDDGEFRIELPEAPLDRLTAVVVDDEKAEAVLERYVEAIEGELRSVFGLDEA from the coding sequence ATGACCGACTTCGACCCCGAGAAGTTCGAAGACAAGTACGCGAACTACTTCCCGGAGCTGCAGAGGGCGTACAAGCAGGCCTTCGAGCGGATGAACGACACCTACGACTCGGAGCTCGTCCACGCCATCGACCAGCAGATTCTCAACGAGTCCGAGCCCTTCTACGACGACGGCGAGTTCCGTATCGAACTCCCCGAAGCCCCGCTGGACCGGCTGACGGCGGTCGTCGTCGACGACGAGAAAGCCGAGGCGGTTCTCGAACGGTACGTCGAGGCCATCGAGGGGGAACTCCGGTCCGTCTTCGGTCTCGACGAGGCGTAG
- a CDS encoding single-stranded-DNA-specific exonuclease RecJ — MSSAGPVSELAARADACADRLQAADRVLLASHIDADGLTSAAVATSALERAGIPVETVFKKQLDATEIESIAAREHDTVLFTDFGSGQLDVISDHVAAGDFEALVADHHQPSAPEECHPDVVTATDGYADFAWHLNPLLEGINGASELSGAGAAYVLARALDRAGDDDTATDNRDLAALAVVGAVGDMQAVGGELVGANAGIVAEGIEADVLEEGTDLSLYGKQTRPLPKLLEYATEVPIPGISNDQAGATRFLNDLGLDLKRDGEWRTWADLSDDERQTIASALVKRAVTRGVPASKIDTLVGTTYTLTAEPPGTELRDASEFSTLLNATARYERADVGLAVCLGDREGPLERARTLLANHRRNLSEGLDLVKRQGVTQAGSVQWFDAGDEIRETIVGIVAGMALGTDGVDADKPILAFASTGEGETKVSSRATGPLVGRGVDLSVVMREASQSVGGDGGGHDIAAGATIPEGQEDAFVAAADDITADQLGG, encoded by the coding sequence ATGAGTTCCGCCGGTCCCGTCTCCGAACTCGCCGCCCGCGCCGACGCCTGCGCAGACCGGTTGCAGGCCGCCGACCGCGTCCTGCTGGCCTCTCACATCGACGCCGACGGCCTGACCAGCGCGGCCGTCGCGACGTCGGCGCTCGAACGGGCCGGCATCCCCGTCGAGACCGTGTTCAAGAAGCAACTCGACGCGACCGAGATCGAGAGCATCGCCGCCCGCGAGCACGACACCGTCCTCTTTACGGACTTCGGGTCGGGGCAACTCGACGTTATCTCCGACCACGTCGCAGCGGGCGACTTCGAGGCGCTCGTCGCCGACCACCACCAGCCCTCGGCCCCCGAGGAGTGTCACCCCGACGTCGTGACCGCGACCGACGGCTACGCCGACTTCGCCTGGCACCTCAACCCGCTGCTCGAGGGCATCAACGGCGCGTCGGAGCTCTCCGGGGCGGGCGCGGCCTACGTCCTCGCGCGCGCCCTCGATCGAGCCGGTGACGACGACACCGCGACGGACAACCGCGATCTGGCGGCCCTCGCGGTGGTCGGCGCTGTGGGCGACATGCAAGCGGTCGGCGGCGAACTCGTCGGCGCGAACGCCGGCATCGTCGCGGAGGGCATCGAGGCCGATGTGCTGGAAGAGGGCACCGACCTCTCGCTCTATGGCAAGCAGACCCGCCCGCTCCCGAAACTGCTGGAGTACGCCACAGAGGTCCCGATTCCCGGCATCTCTAACGACCAGGCTGGCGCGACGCGGTTCCTGAACGATCTGGGCTTGGACCTGAAACGCGACGGCGAGTGGCGCACCTGGGCTGACCTTTCGGACGACGAGCGCCAGACCATCGCCAGCGCGCTGGTCAAGCGAGCGGTAACGCGTGGCGTCCCGGCCAGCAAGATCGACACGCTCGTCGGCACCACCTACACGTTGACGGCCGAACCCCCGGGCACCGAACTCCGTGACGCCAGCGAGTTCTCGACGCTGTTGAACGCGACCGCTCGTTACGAACGGGCCGACGTCGGCCTCGCGGTCTGTCTCGGCGACCGCGAGGGCCCGCTCGAACGCGCCCGGACCCTGCTCGCGAACCACCGACGCAACCTCTCGGAGGGGCTCGACCTCGTGAAACGGCAGGGCGTCACCCAGGCCGGGTCGGTCCAGTGGTTCGACGCCGGCGACGAGATCCGCGAGACCATCGTCGGCATCGTCGCGGGGATGGCCCTCGGCACGGACGGCGTCGACGCCGACAAACCCATCCTCGCCTTTGCCAGCACCGGCGAGGGCGAGACGAAGGTATCCTCGCGAGCGACTGGCCCCCTCGTGGGCCGGGGCGTCGACCTCTCGGTCGTGATGCGCGAGGCGTCCCAGTCGGTCGGTGGCGACGGCGGCGGCCACGACATCGCCGCCGGTGCGACCATCCCCGAGGGCCAGGAGGACGCCTTCGTCGCGGCCGCCGACGATATCACCGCTGACCAACTGGGCGGTTGA